In Hirschia baltica ATCC 49814, the genomic stretch CAAGGAATTGCCGCTCTACACGCCCAAATAGAGCAACACCTCAAACTTTAAAATGCACTAAAAATTATTCTTAAGTGCATTGAAAAAATCATTGTCCAAAATAGCTTCCGAATGCATCGGTTTCGAGCGTGCGCTCGCAACCGAAATGATCAGCTGGCGCGTCGGGTTTATATAAATATATTGGCCAAAAATACCCCTTGCACTGAATGCTTTTTCTTTGAAACTTCCGCTTTCGTCTGGCACCGGCCACCACATATATCCGTAGTTTAGTGTCTCTCCACCAACCGTCCGAGGAGACGTGGATTCAGCGATCCAATTTTCCGGTAATGTCGGCTCTCCATTTATTTTCCCATCCTGCAACATATAAATTCCAAGTCGAGAAAAATCTCGTAAAGTCGCACAGATCCCACACCCAGCCACCTCTAAACCATCGACAGAGTCAAGCCACCACATACCCTCTTTTTCCATACCCATTGGAATCCAGATACGACGCGACAAATAGTCAGACAACCACTCTCCTGTTGCAGCTTTCAGCAATGCCCCAACAACAAAAGTGTCTGCAAAACTATAATTGAAATGCGTGCCGGGTTCATGCTGTCGCTTCGTCTTGCAGATATAATCCATTATCAAACCAGGCTTTTGCTCCACCTGATAATCCAACATAATCCGCCTATCCGAATTTGGGTCTGTGTGCTGATCATTCCAAGCAACGCCAGATGTCATTTGCATCAAATGACGGATACTAACGCCATCATATGCACTACCTTTTAGTTCAGGAAGATATTCAACGAGCTGCTCATCTACGTTCTTTATAAAGCCGTCCTTAATAGCAACACCCACAAGAGTTGTTGCAACAGATTTAGCCATTGACATGGATACCCACAGAGAATCCGCAGTATTTCCACTCTCATAGTGCTCGCACACAACTTTGCCTTGAGAGTATACTAACAGTCCAGCAACTCTGTTTTTCGAAATATAGTCAAAAATATCGTTTTGAGAGCTATTCAACTGAAACTCTAACGCTTCGGCAGGCTGCAAAGATTCCTTTAAAATCTTCTTTTTACCCATAGGAATCTTGCGTGTCGGGAAAATCTTGTGGGAATTGCGAAACGTTGACGCTTGCAAATTGGGCATCATCTTACCCGCATAGAGATTGACAATATCTCCGAGTGGTTCTGCAACTAACGCATTAGAGAGCTTTGGCTGAGTTTCACGTTCTGGCTTTATCATTCTCATCTCGGAACATTTCTGACTTGCAATTCTAAATTTCTATCAGCCTACATTTCACATCAGCAAAATTTCAGGTGCAAAAGGATTGTTCGCCGGTGCTTAATTTGCACCGACCCTTCCAAAATTCGCGTCTGTAAATATGTGCTAATTTTTTGAAATCTGATCACAATCAAATTGTTGCAACTTCAGCTTAGCCAGAAAGTTTATAGCAAATATGCCGGAACTATTCGTACCTGATATTTTTCAGAATGATGCACCTCTAGAGGTTATTCGGAACTTTCCGTTAGCACAGTTAATATGCTCAAATAATGATGGTATAATGGCAACCGCATCACCGATAATTATCGATGACACTCGCGGGAATTCTGATGACCTCATACTTATAGGCCACATGGCTAAGGCAAATCACCAATCCACATTCATGCAATCAGGACAGAATATTTTAGCTATTTTCAGCAGCCCAAACGCATATATTTCTCCCGATTGGTATAAAGAAAGAAAAACTGTTCCTACCTGGGATTATCAAAGCGTCCATATAAATGGTGCGATAAACATTTTTGACGACCATGATCAACACTTAGATGTTCTAACCAAAACAATTGCTCATGTAGAAAGATATAAAGAGCCCCCTTGGACAATGGAAAAAGCACCAGAAGGAAAAGTGGAAAGCTTGCTACCCCGTATCATATCCTTTGAAATAGTCGTCGAGCGCATTCAAGCAATATCTAGACTCAGCCAAATGCAGACAATTGTAGATCGCCATAGTGTCATTGAAGGTCTTCGAGCCCGCAACCAATATGGTGACCTTGACGTCGCATCTTTGATTGAAGCGCAAATGAACGCACCATCAGGTGGTGATTAATTTACACCACCCGAACCGCTAAAATCAACTTGAACACTTGCTGTTTCAGTCGCACGGTCGTTGAAAATTATTCTTGATAAAAAGGATGCTTACAATGCTCCGTTCCAATAAAACGACAGAAGAGTGGCAAGCCCTAGATGCGGCCCATCACGTACACCCATTTTGTGATCACAAATCACTAAAAGAAAATGGGGTAAAAGTTATAGTAAAAGGTGAAGGGAGCCACTTGTGGGATTCTGATGGGAATAAAATCCTTGATGGAATGGCCGGTTTGTGGTGCGTCAATGTTGGTTATGGCCGTAAAGATCTCACAGAAGTGGCCGCGCGCCAAATGGATGAGCTCCCCTACTACAACACATTTTTCCAGTGTTCATCTCCACCTCAAATAGAATTGGCGAATAAATTATCTGAGGTAACGCCAGAGCATATCAACCATTTTTTCTACGCCAATTCAGGCTCAGAAGCGAATGACTCTATCATCAAATTCATTCGATTATATTGGGACCAAAAAGGAAAACCTGAAAAGCGCACAATTATCGGGCGCAATTTAGGTTATCATGGGAGCACGATTGCTGCGACCAGTTTAAGTGGAATGGGCGCTATGAAAAAACTAGGTGGTAATTACCTACCTGAGTTTGAGCACATTCTAGAACCGCATTACTATATGCATGGTAATGGCATGACTGAAGAAGAATTTGGTCTGTATGCAGCCAATCAATTGGAAGAAAAAATACTAGAAATCGGCGCAGACAAAGTCGGTGCGTTTTTCGGTGAACCCGTACAGGGTGCCGGAGGCGTTATCGACCCTCCAGCAAACTATTGGCCACGCATTCAAGAGATTTGCACGAAATACAACATACTTCTTGTCTGTGATGAGGTTATCTGTGGCTTTGGACGTCTCGGCACATGGTTTGGTCAAAATTTCTATGGCATCAAGCCGGACATCATGACCATGGCGAAAGGTTTGTCCTCAGGATACATGCCTATCTCTGCCATTGGGTTTAGCGACGACGTGTATGAAGCATTGCACTATTCAGGTGTTCTTGCGAATGGATACACCTATTCAGGCCACCCAGTTTCGTGTGCAGTTGCCCTAAAAAACATCCAAATTTTACAGGATGAAAAAATTATAGACCGTGTTGCGAGCGAAGCTGTGCCAGCTTTCCGTGAAGGCTTAAAATCCCTTTCAAAAAATCACTCCATTATTGGTGAAGTGAGAGGACAAGGACTACTAGCCGGAATCCAACTCATGAAGAATGCGGCTGATAAAGTTCAGTTTGAAGTTGAAGAGCAAGCAGCCAATATTTGCCGTGACATTGCCATTAAACATGGACTGATAATGCGTGCTGTAGACCGCACTATGGTTGTTTGTCCTCCGCTTGTCATCACGCCATCTGAAATCACTGAATTTCTAGAAAAAGCAGATGCCGCTTTGACAGAAACTGAAGCCTATTTCGGTTTGCGATAAGGGACGGCGTAATGATTAGCCAACAGACAAGTGAGTTGTTGACGCAAATTAATTCTTATTGCGAAACAAACAAAACTGAAGCGAACTTTCCAGTCCGCAATCCTGCCACTGGTGAAGAAATTACTGTGGTGCCTGAGTGCACCGCAGATATCACCAGAGCCTTCATAAAGCGAGCAAAAGCTGCCCAACCTGATTGGGCAGCGCTCACAGCCCAACAACGCGCAAACATCTTGAAAAAATGGCATGCGCTTATCCTACAAAACCAAGATGCACTCGGCGAATTATTGACCTTAGAACAAGGAAAACCGATTGCGGAAGCCAAAGGTGAGATAGGTTTTGGCGCAAGTTTTATTGAGTGGTTTGCTGAAGAAGGTAAGCGTGCGTATGGTGACATTGTTCCACCAAACATGCCGGACAAACGCTTATTGGTGATAAAACAACCGATAGGTGTTGTAGGAGCTATAACGCCTTGGAACTTCCCCAATGCGATGATCACACGCAAAGTCGCTCCCGCATTGGCGGCTGGGTGTTCAATTATCTTAAAACCCTCAGAAGACACCCCTCTTTCTGCAATTGCTCTGCGCATACTTGCGAGCGAAGCTGGGATACCTGAAGATATCTTCCAGATTGTTACATCCAGCCACGGTGCTGAAATTGGTGAAGTCCTAACCTCGCATGAAGACATCCGTAAGATTTCCTTCACAGGCTCTACGCAAGTTGGAAAACTCCTCATGCGTCAAAGCGCGGATACACTGAAAAAGTTGTCTCTAGAACTTGGAGGTAACGCGCCTTTTATCGTATTCAACGATGCCGACATTGATGGCGCGGTAAGCGCAGCAATGATATCAAAATTCCGCAATTCTGGTCAGACATGCGTATGTGCCAACCGTATTCTTGTTCAGTCAGGTGTTTACGAAACATTCGTGGAAAAATTCAAATCTGCAATCGCCAAACTTCAAATTGGAAATGGTCTTTCAACTGAAACAAGCCTTGGACCAGTCATAAATCAAAAAGCTTTTGAAAAAGTGAGCCGTTTGATCAAAGATGCCGAGGACAAAGGTGCAGAAGTCACACGTTTGCACACCTCCCTCCCGGAAGGTAATTTCATTGCGCCAACGATGATATCCAACGTCACCAATGAAATGGACATTTCCAGTGAAGAGATATTTGGACCTGTCGCACCTATCTTTTCATTTGAAACAGAAGAAGAAGCGATCACAATCGCCAACTCAACCCAATATGGATTGGCTTCTTATTTCTGGACCAAAGATCTCGCACGTGCTTGGCGCGTATCTGAAAAACTAGAAACAGGCATGGTGGGTCTAAACCAAGGTTTGATTTCCAGTGAAGCAGCTCCATTTGGCGGCATTAAAGAGTCTGGCATGGGGCGAGAAGGCTCTAAATATGGGCTCGATGACTATCTTGAGATTAAATACATTTCTATGGGTGGAATAGCTTAGGCTTCCTTCAAACACATATCTTTAGCGGCAAGGGCAGAATGCAATGAAACTATTTGGCAAAATATTTCTCGGTGTAATTATAATCCTTGCCGTTTTAGGATTGATCTTTCAAAAAAAGATCAAAGAGATCATAGCGGTAAAAGAATATGCTGCTTCATTTGAAGCGGATAAAATCCAATCCAATTTTCGTTCCATGCATGAGCGTTACCCTTCTCAAAAAATAGACGCTCCAGAAGATACGTTTGTTCTAAAAACAGACCTTAGAGACGACATTCTATCAATTCCTTATGTCTACAACGATGTAAAAAGTACCGTTGGTGAATTTATCTCTCGCACAGAAACAACAGGTTTCACCGTCCTGCAAGGCGATCAAATTGTTCACGAAGAGTACGGACTTGGCAATGATGCCACATCCAATGCCATTCAGATGTCTGTCACCAAGTCCTTTGTATCCACCCTTCTTGGTATCGCGCTGGAAGAAGGCTTTATCGACTCCGTCAATGACCAAGTTGTCAAATATGTGCCTGACTTAGTCGGCAGTGCATATGATGGTGTTACGATTGAACAAGTCTTGGAAATGTCATCAGGTGTGCGCTGGAATGAAGATTATGGCGATCTAAACTCTGATCTAGTACAGTCCATTGTTGCGGTACGCACGGGTTCTCTAAATGAATTTACTGCGAAAGTTCCTCGTGAAATAGAGCCAGGCACAGACACACGCTATGCCAGCATAGATACACAAGTTCTCGGAATGGTCGTAGAAGCCGCAACCAAACAGGACTTCAAAACTTACTTCAAAGAAAAAATCTGGGACAAACTCGGCGCTGAAGGCGATGCATACCTTCTACAAGATACCGTAGGAACAGGACTGTTTTATGGTGGCTTGAATATACGCCTAAGAGATATGGCCCGCTTTGGAGTTTTGATGCTCAACCAAGGCGTAAATTACAAAGGCGAAAGCGTTGTTTCATCCGAATGGGTAAAGAAAGCGACGACACCGGATAAAGAACACTTAATGCCATTGAGTGCCACGGCAGATTCCTACCCTCGGTTTGGATACAAATATCAATGGTGGATCCCCAATGATTGGGATGGCGATGATTTTTCAGCCATAGGTATTTATGGTCAGTATATCTACATCAATCCAAGTAGAAATGTCGTAATTGCTAAAACATCTGCTTATAAAAATTATCTAATAGATGGCGGATGGATGAATGTTGAGGCTCTGGCAGTATTCCAAGCAATAGCGCGTCACCTATCTACAGACGCAGCCCCCTCAATAGAGGCAGCATCAACTGAATTAGATGCTTCATCTATTTTGGAAAGCACTGACTAATACGGTGCTAAACCGGCACTAACAGGTATTTGGTTGCGGCGGCACACTGTGCGCAAACCAAACCTCGACTGGAGGCGTTTTACACCTGGAAGTTTAGTTAAAAACGACCTGTGAAACGCCTCATATCCTTCCACGCCATTGCACAAAACGCGTAGCAAATAATCGCTATCGCCAGACATCAAATTACACTCAAGCACTTGGTCAGATTTGATCACTGCTTTTTCAAAATCATGCAGTGTCGCCTCGGCTTGATCTTTTAGTTCTACTGAGACGAAAACACTTGTCGGCAACCCCACTTTTTCTTCAGACAATATAGCCACATATCGTTGGATTACCCCCCGCTCTTCCAATGCTCGAGACCTCTTATGACAAGCAGACATAGAAAGACCTACGCGTGCACCAATTTCTTGAAAAGATGCCCGTGAATCCTCCTGTAAACAGGCAAGAATTTTAACATCAAAGCTGTCCATATAAATAATCTCCCAAAAGCTAGGTTTACGGAAAAATTATACACACAAAACCCTGTAATTACTACTATTTTTCTAACTCTTATCTCTTATTTCAGGATAAAATAAGCCTATCATATAGGAGAAAATCATATGTTTGTTGGGATCCCAAAAGAAATCAAAACCAAAGAATTTCGTGTTGGTATGACACCGGCAGGAGTCAAAGAATTAGTGTCTCGCGGACACATTGTTTTTGTCGAAACAAATGCCGGTAATGGTGTTGGTTTTACAGACGAAGACTATTCACTTTCAGGTGCAGAAATCCTACCAACTGCCGAAGAAGTATTTGCAAAATCTGAATTGATCATCAAAGTCAAAGAACCACAATTAAACGAGTGCGCAATGCTCCGCAAAGAGCAGACAATTTTCACATATCTGCATCTTGCAGCAGATAAACCTCAAGCCGAAGCTTTGTGCGCATCTGGTTGTCTAGCTATTGCATATGAAACGATCACTTCCCCGAAAGGTCACCTACCCCTTCTTCAACCCATGAGTGAAGTTGCTGGCCGTTTATCTGTGCAAGTTGGCGCGACTGCTCTTCAAAAATCCAATGGTGGTTCCGGCCTACTTCTGGGAGGTGTTCCGGGTGTCGCACCAGCCAATATTGTTATTATCGGTGGCGGTGTTTCGGGTGAAAACGCCCTGCAAATGGCGATGGGTGCACGCGCAAATATTATTGTTTTTGAACGTTCCCTTGAAAAAATCGCAGAACTCGACCGCGTTTACGGTGATAAAGTCACAATTTGTTACTCAACCCCACTTGCTGTTCAAGAAGCGATTGCCAATGCTGATCTCGTTATTGGTGCGGTTCTACTTCCTGGGGCTGCAGCGCCTCGCGTCATCAGTCGTGAAGATCTAAAATTGATGAAACCAGGATCTGTGCTTGTTGATATTTCAATCGACCAAGGAGGTTGTTTTGAAACATCTAAACCAACAACGCATGACAATCCAACATATGAAGTTGATGGTGTTATTCACTATTGTGTTGCAAACATGCCAGGCGGTGTTCCAAAGACATCAACACTCGCACTGACAAATGCGACCCTACCTTACATTTTGAAGTTGGTAGAGAATGGTCCACAAGCCGCAATCGAAGCTGATGCGCACCTTGCCAATGGTGTGAATGTAAGCAATGGCAAGCTGACACATCCCGCAGTAATCGAAGCTCTAACAGACTAAATTTTATGAGATAAATCTCTGTTTACGCACCGTTCAATTCACTTGAACGGTGCCCTCACCTTCCTCACCAGTATCAGCTTCGTTATCTTCAAACATCACTTCAGAAAGAATGATAGAACTCGCATCAGCAGCACGCGCTGCATAAGGGGAATTGTTGCGTAAAACAACATTGCTGGCCGTGATCTTAGCTTCATTTTCCGTGTAAAGAGCATCATCCTCAGCGCGCTCAAAAAGGCTGTCAGTTACCGTCACAACACTTGTATCGTAAGCAGCAATCCCTGCGGATTCAATACCCACAATCTTGCTGTCCGACATCACCATACGTGCTTCTTCTTCAAGCCAAACTCCCATGTGAGAGTCTGAGATGGAGAGATTTTGAACATTCAAAACTGCATCATTACGGCCAGTCAGCGACATTTTTTCAATATCTCGCATAGAAGCATTCTGTAAATTCACTTCACCGCCGATAACAAACAGCCCGTGACCATCATAATAGTCATCTTCGGCTTCACCATAGCGAAAACCTTCTATTGTCAAACCATCAATAGTCAGATCTGCATTTACAGCTAACATCGCGCTAGACGCAAATTCATCATTAGGCTTAATGACGGCCCCGTCTTCAAACACAATCGTCAAAGCTTTATCTTCAGCTTTCAAAAACGCACGCACTTCAATGTCTTGAAATGGCGTATCTGAAAATGAAGATGCTATATAATCCCCTGGATGCACCAAAATCATTGAACCACTTTCCGCCTCAACGAGCGCAGATTGAAGTCCCGAACTACCTATCTTATCACAGGTAAATTCTTCGCTTTCTTCCACACAAACATTGATGCTAGTCGTTTCTTTCTGCGCAACTTCAACAGGTGCTTTCACCTCGTCATTACATGCAGTTAGCGCAAGACAAGACACACCAAGTGCAGCCGTAAAAAACCGCTTCATATGCTTATTCCTTTAAATGTACATTCTTTAGAATTAGGTGAGATAACTTAGTTCAAATCACGCGCGACTCGGAAACCGACCGTAAAATATCCG encodes the following:
- a CDS encoding serine hydrolase domain-containing protein — protein: MIKPERETQPKLSNALVAEPLGDIVNLYAGKMMPNLQASTFRNSHKIFPTRKIPMGKKKILKESLQPAEALEFQLNSSQNDIFDYISKNRVAGLLVYSQGKVVCEHYESGNTADSLWVSMSMAKSVATTLVGVAIKDGFIKNVDEQLVEYLPELKGSAYDGVSIRHLMQMTSGVAWNDQHTDPNSDRRIMLDYQVEQKPGLIMDYICKTKRQHEPGTHFNYSFADTFVVGALLKAATGEWLSDYLSRRIWIPMGMEKEGMWWLDSVDGLEVAGCGICATLRDFSRLGIYMLQDGKINGEPTLPENWIAESTSPRTVGGETLNYGYMWWPVPDESGSFKEKAFSARGIFGQYIYINPTRQLIISVASARSKPMHSEAILDNDFFNALKNNF
- a CDS encoding FMN-binding negative transcriptional regulator, whose amino-acid sequence is MPELFVPDIFQNDAPLEVIRNFPLAQLICSNNDGIMATASPIIIDDTRGNSDDLILIGHMAKANHQSTFMQSGQNILAIFSSPNAYISPDWYKERKTVPTWDYQSVHINGAINIFDDHDQHLDVLTKTIAHVERYKEPPWTMEKAPEGKVESLLPRIISFEIVVERIQAISRLSQMQTIVDRHSVIEGLRARNQYGDLDVASLIEAQMNAPSGGD
- a CDS encoding aspartate aminotransferase family protein translates to MLRSNKTTEEWQALDAAHHVHPFCDHKSLKENGVKVIVKGEGSHLWDSDGNKILDGMAGLWCVNVGYGRKDLTEVAARQMDELPYYNTFFQCSSPPQIELANKLSEVTPEHINHFFYANSGSEANDSIIKFIRLYWDQKGKPEKRTIIGRNLGYHGSTIAATSLSGMGAMKKLGGNYLPEFEHILEPHYYMHGNGMTEEEFGLYAANQLEEKILEIGADKVGAFFGEPVQGAGGVIDPPANYWPRIQEICTKYNILLVCDEVICGFGRLGTWFGQNFYGIKPDIMTMAKGLSSGYMPISAIGFSDDVYEALHYSGVLANGYTYSGHPVSCAVALKNIQILQDEKIIDRVASEAVPAFREGLKSLSKNHSIIGEVRGQGLLAGIQLMKNAADKVQFEVEEQAANICRDIAIKHGLIMRAVDRTMVVCPPLVITPSEITEFLEKADAALTETEAYFGLR
- a CDS encoding NAD-dependent succinate-semialdehyde dehydrogenase; protein product: MISQQTSELLTQINSYCETNKTEANFPVRNPATGEEITVVPECTADITRAFIKRAKAAQPDWAALTAQQRANILKKWHALILQNQDALGELLTLEQGKPIAEAKGEIGFGASFIEWFAEEGKRAYGDIVPPNMPDKRLLVIKQPIGVVGAITPWNFPNAMITRKVAPALAAGCSIILKPSEDTPLSAIALRILASEAGIPEDIFQIVTSSHGAEIGEVLTSHEDIRKISFTGSTQVGKLLMRQSADTLKKLSLELGGNAPFIVFNDADIDGAVSAAMISKFRNSGQTCVCANRILVQSGVYETFVEKFKSAIAKLQIGNGLSTETSLGPVINQKAFEKVSRLIKDAEDKGAEVTRLHTSLPEGNFIAPTMISNVTNEMDISSEEIFGPVAPIFSFETEEEAITIANSTQYGLASYFWTKDLARAWRVSEKLETGMVGLNQGLISSEAAPFGGIKESGMGREGSKYGLDDYLEIKYISMGGIA
- a CDS encoding serine hydrolase domain-containing protein, which encodes MKLFGKIFLGVIIILAVLGLIFQKKIKEIIAVKEYAASFEADKIQSNFRSMHERYPSQKIDAPEDTFVLKTDLRDDILSIPYVYNDVKSTVGEFISRTETTGFTVLQGDQIVHEEYGLGNDATSNAIQMSVTKSFVSTLLGIALEEGFIDSVNDQVVKYVPDLVGSAYDGVTIEQVLEMSSGVRWNEDYGDLNSDLVQSIVAVRTGSLNEFTAKVPREIEPGTDTRYASIDTQVLGMVVEAATKQDFKTYFKEKIWDKLGAEGDAYLLQDTVGTGLFYGGLNIRLRDMARFGVLMLNQGVNYKGESVVSSEWVKKATTPDKEHLMPLSATADSYPRFGYKYQWWIPNDWDGDDFSAIGIYGQYIYINPSRNVVIAKTSAYKNYLIDGGWMNVEALAVFQAIARHLSTDAAPSIEAASTELDASSILESTD
- a CDS encoding Lrp/AsnC family transcriptional regulator — its product is MDSFDVKILACLQEDSRASFQEIGARVGLSMSACHKRSRALEERGVIQRYVAILSEEKVGLPTSVFVSVELKDQAEATLHDFEKAVIKSDQVLECNLMSGDSDYLLRVLCNGVEGYEAFHRSFLTKLPGVKRLQSRFGLRTVCRRNQIPVSAGLAPY
- the ald gene encoding alanine dehydrogenase, with the translated sequence MFVGIPKEIKTKEFRVGMTPAGVKELVSRGHIVFVETNAGNGVGFTDEDYSLSGAEILPTAEEVFAKSELIIKVKEPQLNECAMLRKEQTIFTYLHLAADKPQAEALCASGCLAIAYETITSPKGHLPLLQPMSEVAGRLSVQVGATALQKSNGGSGLLLGGVPGVAPANIVIIGGGVSGENALQMAMGARANIIVFERSLEKIAELDRVYGDKVTICYSTPLAVQEAIANADLVIGAVLLPGAAAPRVISREDLKLMKPGSVLVDISIDQGGCFETSKPTTHDNPTYEVDGVIHYCVANMPGGVPKTSTLALTNATLPYILKLVENGPQAAIEADAHLANGVNVSNGKLTHPAVIEALTD
- a CDS encoding right-handed parallel beta-helix repeat-containing protein, which encodes MKRFFTAALGVSCLALTACNDEVKAPVEVAQKETTSINVCVEESEEFTCDKIGSSGLQSALVEAESGSMILVHPGDYIASSFSDTPFQDIEVRAFLKAEDKALTIVFEDGAVIKPNDEFASSAMLAVNADLTIDGLTIEGFRYGEAEDDYYDGHGLFVIGGEVNLQNASMRDIEKMSLTGRNDAVLNVQNLSISDSHMGVWLEEEARMVMSDSKIVGIESAGIAAYDTSVVTVTDSLFERAEDDALYTENEAKITASNVVLRNNSPYAARAADASSIILSEVMFEDNEADTGEEGEGTVQVN